Proteins encoded together in one Candidatus Dependentiae bacterium window:
- a CDS encoding glycosyltransferase family 4 protein: MKYHVVMITATLFMIQTIVLSATPRISNRLSYFSFPRTVKIDTHSKKPRILSLCTLAGRGGIEVSTLALHRQLIKNAYDPVILVGINTFAQETLYNQKISHYATKAHQALLYDDYRLYRHIFIKQIRELCRNLQIDIVQCNLPEDTFLARQATKELPTKVILMFHAPNLYSLECFKNLNAVLPVNIDIMNQLEKINSERNLGIEEIMHLFPFFDEEKCLNFKPLKLPKKSFFKEHCNVDINTNLPIICMVGNFYGPAEKPNPEFVFQKNQELLIRSLHKLIYERKKKAHILFVGDGPNRTWHEKLTQELGLTNYASFLGFRHNTCNILHHINIHVLASREESFGIAHIEAGLHKKPSLGASGTGAEYIILHGQTGFVFKNNDIEDLTNKIEFLIDNPGQSKIMGNNAFNFVTESKDFKKTNIHFLTEEKFKRLKIFYKKIIKNKL, translated from the coding sequence ATGAAATATCATGTTGTGATGATAACAGCTACTCTTTTTATGATACAAACGATTGTCTTAAGTGCAACGCCACGCATCTCAAATAGGCTCAGCTATTTTAGTTTTCCAAGAACAGTAAAAATAGACACTCATTCAAAAAAGCCACGTATCTTATCACTTTGCACACTCGCAGGGCGAGGCGGCATAGAAGTAAGTACACTTGCTTTGCATAGGCAACTTATTAAAAATGCATATGACCCGGTTATTCTTGTTGGAATCAATACATTTGCTCAAGAAACACTTTATAATCAAAAAATTTCACACTATGCAACCAAAGCACATCAAGCATTGTTGTATGACGACTATAGGTTATATCGACATATTTTTATCAAACAAATTCGTGAACTCTGCAGAAATTTACAAATTGATATCGTTCAATGCAATCTTCCCGAAGATACATTTCTTGCTCGTCAAGCAACTAAAGAACTTCCTACAAAAGTTATTCTGATGTTTCATGCTCCAAATCTTTATTCTCTTGAGTGCTTTAAAAATCTCAACGCTGTACTACCCGTTAACATCGATATCATGAATCAATTAGAAAAAATAAATTCAGAACGCAATCTTGGTATTGAAGAAATTATGCATCTATTTCCTTTTTTTGACGAAGAAAAATGCCTAAATTTTAAGCCTTTAAAACTTCCAAAAAAAAGCTTTTTTAAAGAACATTGCAACGTAGATATCAATACAAACCTCCCCATTATTTGCATGGTTGGAAATTTCTATGGACCAGCTGAAAAGCCGAACCCTGAATTCGTTTTTCAAAAAAACCAAGAACTCCTGATCCGATCTCTCCATAAACTTATTTATGAACGCAAAAAAAAAGCCCATATTCTGTTTGTTGGTGATGGACCAAATAGAACATGGCATGAAAAATTAACTCAAGAGCTTGGACTTACAAACTATGCTTCGTTTTTAGGATTTAGACATAATACCTGTAATATTCTTCACCATATAAATATCCATGTGCTCGCTTCAAGAGAAGAGTCTTTTGGCATAGCTCACATTGAAGCTGGGCTTCATAAAAAACCATCTCTTGGAGCTTCTGGCACAGGTGCTGAATATATCATTCTTCATGGACAAACTGGTTTTGTTTTTAAGAATAATGATATTGAAGATCTCACCAATAAGATTGAATTTTTAATCGATAATCCTGGGCAATCTAAAATTATGGGAAATAATGCATTCAACTTTGTAACAGAGTCAAAGGATTTTAAAAAA
- a CDS encoding glycosyltransferase family 4 protein, producing the protein MKIIKIIMHLIVCSHVIVCPIPPKMDPLSKLKFIHFSKTDISYLHKKNKESCILNFLPSDWMGGVESCVIAQHDMMLRTPNFKSLLFVCHGSPLQKSLTKSKLPHYSSHADQLIKYNFRLYEKTLSEQIRKLCIKHNVSLIHCHKPYHLALLKEAIRGLQVKLILMYHGSRISESDYRAFRNLDGIITASLYAKNLITQANESDHLGIKIIEQIFPPFNEELFLSYKPTNFLRKTFFKKTHNVDIDQAPLICNIGNFYGPQVKPNDETFVFEKNQEVLVKALYILIHQRKKNVQALFVGDGPNRLWHEQLSKELNLERHVHFLGFCNDIDKILSYIDIHVLPSHEESVGIATLEASLMKKPSIGSSDTGSEQTIVHEKTGFIFNNNDANDLADKIELLIDNPELRTTMGNNAFDYVTNRNNFNRPHAHFTQAAICKRLCRLYKSIIKT; encoded by the coding sequence TTGCCCGATACCTCCAAAAATGGATCCCCTCAGCAAACTTAAATTTATTCATTTCTCAAAAACAGATATCAGTTATTTACATAAAAAAAATAAAGAGTCTTGTATTCTCAATTTTTTGCCAAGTGATTGGATGGGAGGAGTAGAATCATGCGTTATTGCTCAGCATGATATGATGTTACGCACTCCAAATTTCAAATCATTACTCTTTGTATGCCATGGGTCGCCACTTCAAAAAAGTTTAACCAAATCAAAATTGCCACATTACAGCTCACATGCAGATCAACTCATTAAATATAATTTTAGACTTTATGAAAAAACCCTCTCTGAGCAAATACGCAAACTTTGTATAAAACACAACGTCTCCCTTATTCACTGTCACAAGCCATACCACCTTGCATTACTCAAAGAGGCAATTAGGGGACTACAAGTCAAACTTATTCTTATGTATCACGGTTCTAGAATTTCAGAGTCAGACTACCGCGCATTTAGAAATCTCGATGGCATTATTACAGCAAGCCTTTATGCAAAAAATCTTATAACCCAAGCAAATGAATCTGATCACCTAGGTATTAAAATCATTGAACAAATATTCCCTCCATTTAACGAAGAACTATTTTTAAGCTACAAACCGACAAATTTTTTACGCAAAACGTTTTTCAAAAAAACGCATAATGTTGATATAGACCAAGCGCCACTCATTTGTAATATTGGAAATTTTTATGGACCACAAGTAAAACCAAACGATGAGACGTTTGTCTTTGAAAAGAATCAAGAAGTACTCGTCAAAGCTTTATACATCCTTATTCATCAACGCAAAAAAAATGTACAAGCTCTCTTTGTTGGTGATGGACCAAATCGGTTGTGGCACGAGCAATTAAGTAAGGAACTCAATCTTGAAAGACATGTTCACTTTCTTGGATTTTGCAATGACATTGATAAAATTTTATCGTACATAGATATTCATGTTTTACCCTCACACGAAGAATCTGTGGGCATTGCAACTTTAGAGGCATCACTCATGAAAAAGCCATCAATTGGATCTTCCGATACAGGGTCAGAACAAACAATTGTTCATGAGAAAACCGGCTTTATTTTTAATAATAATGACGCCAATGATTTAGCAGACAAAATTGAACTACTGATCGATAATCCAGAGCTTCGAACAACTATGGGTAATAATGCGTTTGACTATGTAACTAATCGCAATAACTTCAATCGACCTCACGCTCATTTTACTCAAGCAGCAATTTGTAAAAGACTATGCAGACTTTATAAGTCTATAATAAAAACTTAA